A part of Miscanthus floridulus cultivar M001 chromosome 6, ASM1932011v1, whole genome shotgun sequence genomic DNA contains:
- the LOC136457944 gene encoding nodulin-related protein 2-like codes for MAEGNNSGNLFSSGKLVAEAAASVFQLKSAENVDKKEVAGAAADILHAASTYGKFEDKPAGQYIEKAEGYLKEFSTGHAGAGAEQPGDAAPRKPAAPAPAEAEAPKEPAVPAPAAEEGGKSSSEGFGLGDVVKDAEQLVEKQGGGGEESSAGAAGGLFKMAQGFLK; via the coding sequence ATGGCAGAGGGCAACAACTCCGGCAACCTTTTCTCCAGCGGCAAGCTGGTCGCGGAGGCCGCCGCGTCGGTGTTCCAGCTGAAGAGCGCGGAGAACGTCGACAAGAAGGAGGTCGCCGGCGCGGCGGCTGACATCCTGCACGCGGCGTCCACGTACGGCAAGTTCGAGGACAAGCCGGCCGGGCAGTACATCGAGAAGGCCGAGGGATACCTCAAGGAGTTCAGCACGGGacacgccggcgccggcgccgagcAGCCAGGCGACGCGGCCCCTCGGAAGCCAGCGGCACCGGCGCCGGCGGAGGCTGAGGCACCCAAGGAGCCGGCGGTGCCTGCGCCGGCAGCGGAGGAAGGCGGCAAGTCGTCGTCGGAGGGGTTTGGCCTCGGCGACGTCGTGAAGGACGCTGAGCAGCTCGTGGAGAAgcagggcggcggcggggaggaaAGCTCCGCCGGCGCCGCCGGTGGGCTGTTTAAGATGGCCCAGGGCTTCCTCAAGTAG